TAAGCCATAACGGGTAAAGGTACTCAAAGTTTAATCGCATTGATTTTCCTCCTATAGTGATAAATAAACCATTCTGCCACTGTAATTACCAAAACAACCATACCTAATATGATAAACAAGCTTTTTTTATTGCTTACCTCAAGCTTATTACTTGTAGCTTCGGAATTTTCTTCTTCAATAGCTGCTCTTAGTGGCACATTTACCCCAAATCGTTCTATTGTTTCTTTTTCACTTGATACTTGCACGAGTGTATATAGTCCTGTTGAATTTGTGTTTTTATAAAGTGTTTCTTCATTAGAAATATCCAAATGTTCCTTCAAGCCCTCAGGATTTAACACGTAAGCCTCTTCCGTATTTGGAAGAATTCTAACTCCCATTCCTTCTCCTGCAGGTATGCTTGAGGAATATAACATGCTATTAGGAATTAAATAGCCGGCTGCATTGGTCATAAGTATAGGAAAATCAACGACCAAAGGCAAGTCAGTACTATGAAGATCAAAACCAAAGGTCACAATTCGAACTCCATGATACGTACCTGCAAAAGCACAGACTCCGTACTCCGTATCTAGTACATCATCAGCCCAAGTAGGTACTTCATATATTTGCGTAGATCCGATTGCAAAATCAGGCTTATTAAGATGCGTAGTTATTTCATGACCTGCCGAAAAGAGCTCAGGATTTTCTGCATAACCCAGAACTTCAAAATATGTATTTTCTGGAGGATCAAATAACAGAATTGCACCATCCGTTGGCAAAGTTGTCGGCAATACGCCGTCAAATATATATAAGTCAAACCCCTTTAATGTATCAATATCCTTAGGTTCTGCTTGATATAATTCAATGCCTTTGTTAAGCTTAAATACCTTTTCCAAGAAAACATTTGACCCTGTAACCAACACTGCTTTTTTGATTTGCTCTTTTGCAATAGTCGTATAAGCGATATTGTCCACTACCAGGTTATCTTCACGGTCAATTTGAACCTTAAGCTCATTAGTTGCTAGCGGCACCTTATCAAAAAACACCTTCGCACTTTCATGTGGTTCAATTTCAACCTGTTTTGCATCTAAAAACAACTCATCCGCATATAAGCTAATGGGGACGTGTACTTTCGTCTCACTCTCATTGGTTATATCTGCTAGGACTCGCATTTCTGTGGCTCCTGTGTATATTGTATAAGCAATATTATGAACTGCAATATTGTTGTTGTCTTTTGAAACGACTACATTTTCAGCACCCGGGAAAGCTCTATCTCCGAAGTAAACAATCGTTGTACCTTCGTCTTTTTTTAAAGCTGCCGTTGCTTGAAGTGCAAGATTTATATCGCTATAAGCATCAATAGCAGATAAGTCCTTAATTGAGGATGCCACTAGACTGTGATCCGTTTCATCTGTTAAGAGAATTTCTGGTATGTCCTTTAAGGAAATAAGTGTTACTTGAGCCTCTTTGTTTAACTGCTTGATATAGGTAATTGCTTGTTCTTTGGCATATTCCATTCTTGTAGGTTCTATATCTGTTGATTTCATAGAAACAGAACAATCCACAACTAATATAACTCTATCTGGCATTTGGCTATTTTTAATAAATAGACCTGCTAGCATAAATGCAATGAGTAACGCTATGGCAAGTTGTAAAAACATTAATAAGCTACTCTTAAGCTTTTGAAACTGTGAAGCTGATTCAATTTCATTTGACATCATCTTCCACAAGTAAAGGCTTGGTAGCGAATAGGGTATGTTTTTAGGTCGTAGCATATATAAAATGATAATAATTGGCAGGCATATTAACGCGGTTAAACCTGCAATGTTAAAAAACCCCATAGTGTGGTGCTCCTAATCTATTTTGTCGTTAACTCGTTTTAACATGAAGCTGCTTCAACAGCTGTTCCACTGGCTTTGAACTGTTAAGGAGCAAATAGTCTGCTTTATATTTTGAACAAACTTCTTTTGTTGTGTTTATATAATGTGAAAGTGTCTGTGCATAAAGATTCACTGCATCCGTACCAGTTAAAATGTCCATATGCTCATCTGTTTCACTATCGATTAAACGCAAATTTCCTTCTAGTTCTGGGTAAAGCTCCTCTTGGGATAAAACATGACATAGAATAATCTTTTGTTTTTTAAAGGTAAGCAGCTTCATAGTCTCTTCTAAATGAGCATCGAACATAAGGTCAGTAATCAGTACTGTTAAGCCTTTCTTAAACCTTGGTTGCCAACTATTTAAAACACTATAAAGGTCACTATCCTGTGAAAACGTAGTATTCTCTAATAAATTCATGATTTTCGAAAAGGCTGGTTGACCCTTTTGATTGATCTCGAAGCTTGAAGCCTTTTGATCAAACATAATGGTAGAAACCGAGTCGTATTCCTTTAATGCTGAAAAGGCAAAGGTAGCTGCCATTTTAATCGCCGTTTCTCGCTTTAAGCCAAAGTCCATAGACTTACTTTTATCAACAAAAATGGTGATTGGTGCTTCCCTTTCTTCCATAAATAGCTTTATGTATACTTTTTCAAAACGAGCAAGTGCACGCCAATCAATCCTACGAAAGTCGTCCCCTGGAATGTACTCTCTAAAATCGGAAAATTCTACAGAGCTTCCCTTTGCCTTAGAGCGATTCCCTCCAAGGTTGCCATCTTTTAAGGATAAATTAAATTTTAGCACCATGGTTCTAAGCAAATCTAAAAACTCCTGATCTAAGACATTCTTCTTTTCCATGATTACGCCTCTATGCTCAATAATAATTCAGTAATGATACTGTCTGCATCTCTTCCATCACTTATCGCATCAAAATTTAGCAATAATCTATGCCTAAGCACAGGATATGCCATTTTTTTAATATCTTCAAAGGCAATATTAAAGCGTCCTTCCATTAAGGCACGAACTCTGGCTGTTGCAACAATTGCTTGCGCCCCTCTAGGACTTGAACCACATCGAACGTATTTTTTTACTACATCTGGCGCAAACTCTGAATCCGCATGAGTTGCAGCAATTAGCTTCATTGCATATTCTAATACAGGTTGTGCCGCTGGTACTAGCTTAGCTGCGGCTTGCACCTCAAGAAGTTCCTTTGCTTCAGTGATTACTTGAATTTCTGGTTCGCTCGTTCCGGTCGTTAATGTAACAATCTTAAGCAGTTCATCTACAGTTGGAAACTCAACATTTAATTTAAACATAAAACGGTCCATTTGCGCTTCTGGAAGCGGATACGTTCCCTCTTGCTCAATTGGATTTTGGGTTGCCATAACTAAATATGGCTTTTCTAGCTTATAAGTCGTAGTCCCTGAGGTAATTGTTTTTTCTTGCATCGCCTCAAGCATTGCACTTTGTGTCTTAGGTGTAGCTCTGTTAATCTCATCCGCCAAAACAATATTTGTAAATACTGGCCCTTTTTGAAATTCAAAGGCTCCCGTTTCTTTATTATAAATATTCGTTCCAGTAATATCAGCTGGCATTAAATCAGGAGTAAACTGAATTCTCTTATGGTCTAAACCAAGGGCAACCCCTAGCGTACTTACAAGCCTTGTCTTACCAAGACCAGGCACACCCTCAAGTAACATGTTCCCTCCTGCTATTAGACATATAATCGTATCCTTAATCAATTCCTTCTGACCTATAATATGTTTAGAAACCTCTTCCTCTATTCTCGCGGCAAGATTGCCTACTTTTTCTAACTGCTCCATCATTCGCTATCCTTTCAATTTTAGTTGGGTCAATGGGTAGGTCAAAGGGGACAGGTCAAAGGGGACAGGCACTTTTGTCTTACTCTATGCTGGTGTGGCTATGAGGACGGTGCCTTTCACTCGTCGTTTCTCCATAAAGCCAAATCCCCTTTGTCATATGTTTTTATTTAGATTTATCTGGGGCAAAAATGACTGTCCCCTTTGCCTTTGTCTTACCCTTTACCCTCTTTTTTATTTAGACTTATTTGGAACAATCGTTCCTGTACCCTT
This is a stretch of genomic DNA from Firmicutes bacterium HGW-Firmicutes-1. It encodes these proteins:
- a CDS encoding AAA family ATPase codes for the protein MEQLEKVGNLAARIEEEVSKHIIGQKELIKDTIICLIAGGNMLLEGVPGLGKTRLVSTLGVALGLDHKRIQFTPDLMPADITGTNIYNKETGAFEFQKGPVFTNIVLADEINRATPKTQSAMLEAMQEKTITSGTTTYKLEKPYLVMATQNPIEQEGTYPLPEAQMDRFMFKLNVEFPTVDELLKIVTLTTGTSEPEIQVITEAKELLEVQAAAKLVPAAQPVLEYAMKLIAATHADSEFAPDVVKKYVRCGSSPRGAQAIVATARVRALMEGRFNIAFEDIKKMAYPVLRHRLLLNFDAISDGRDADSIITELLLSIEA